The genomic stretch CCACCTGGGCGCCGAGGTGCTCGAGACTAAGCTCCCCGACATCACCGAGTTCGCCCGCACCTACCTCGGCGTCGACCCGGTGGTCGAGCCGGTCCCGGTGATGCCGACCGCGCACTATGCGATGGGCGGCATTCCGACCAACGTGAAGGCGGAGGTGCTCTCGGACAACACCACAGTCGTCCCCGGCCTTTACGCCGCCGGTGAGTGCGCCTGCGTCTCGGTGCACGGCTCCAATCGCCTCGGCACCAACTCGCTGCTCGACATCAACGTCTTCGGCAAGCGCAGCGGCAACAACGCCGCGGACTACTCCACAACCGTCGACTTCACTCCCCTACCCGCCGATCCGGCCGGCGCCATTCGGGACATGCTCGCCTCGCTCCGCTCCGCGACCGGCACCGAGCGGATCGCCTCGATCCGCAAGGAGCTGCAGGACGAGATGGATAAGAACGCGCAGGTGTTCCGCACGGACGAATCCCTCGAGGCCGTCACCGGGACCATCCAGCGCCTGCGCGACCGCTTCCGCAACATCTCGGTGCAGGACAAGGGCAAGCGCTTCAACACCGATCTCCTCGAGGCCGTCGAGCTGGGCTTCCTGCTCGATCTGGCCGAGGTCGTGGTCTATTCGGCGCGCAACCGCAAGGAGAGCCGCGGCGGTCACATGCGCGACGACTTCCCCCAGCGTGATGACGAGAATTACATGCAGCACACGATGGCGTACCTCTCCGGTGACGCCCACTCCTCCGACGCCGGTGACCACATCCGGCTCGACTGGAAACCCGTCGTGATCACCCGGTACCAGCCGATGGAGAGGAAGTACTAGCCATGTCGACCGCTACCCTCGAGCAGCCGCCCGCCGCCCCCGCGGCCCCGGAGGCTTTCACCGTCACGTTCATCATTCGCCGCTTCGACCCCGAGGTGGACGCCGAGCCGCGCTGGCAGGACTTCGACGTCGAGATGTACTCCACCGACCGGGTCCTCGACGCCCTGCACCGTATCAAGTGGGATCAGGACGGGTCGTTGACCTTCCGCCGCTCCTGCGCGCACGGTATTTGTGGCTCGGATGCGATGCGGATCAACGGCCGCAACCGCTTGGCCTGCAAGACGCTGATTAAGGATCTCGATATCTCGCAGCCGATCTACATCGAGGCGATCAAGGGACTGCCTCTCGAGAAGGATTTGGTCGTCGATATGGAGCCGTTCTTTGCCTCCTACCGCGAGGTCCAACCGTTCCTGGTCGCCAACACCCCGGCGCCCAAGGGCAAGGAGCGCGTGCAGTCGGTCGCCGACCGTGCCCGCTTCGACGACACCACCAAGTGCATCCTCTGCGCCGCGTGCACCTCGTCGTGCCCGGTGTTCTGGACCGACGGACAGTACTTCGGGCCGGCCGCGATCGTGAACGCCCACCGCTTCATCTTCGACTCGCGCGACGACGCGGGCGGCGCGCGGCTGGACATCCTCAACGACAAGGAGGGCGTGTGGCGCTGCCGCACGACCTTCAACTGCACGGAAGCGTGCCCGCGCGGTATCCAGATCACCCAGGCGATCGCCGAGGTGAAGCAGGCCGTCATCCGCGGCCGCGCCTGACCCGCAGCCCGGGCTGAAGTCCCTCCACAGGCGGCGGAATAGTCGGACTGTCCACGGATGTACGCACGGGGCAGCTGCGCGCGGCGATCGCCCGCGGGTCGCTGACCGGCATCACGCTCCTCGCCGAGGCCGGAGCTTTTCGGCCACCGGATCCGCGGCTCCCTCTCGCGATCACGTCGAGCTCCCGCCCACGAGCGGCGACCCGGCCGGAAGACGTGGTCACCCACTGGAGTCACCGGATCAGCGAGGCACCCTACCGCTCGATCCGAACGACGCGGGAGGAGGCGGTGGGCCACGTCCTCACCTGCCAGCGCATCGAGTTCGCCGTGGCCGTCATCGGCTCCTGCCTTCGCCTGATCAGCCCCGCCGCTCTCGCAGACGTCCTCAGCCGGCTTCCCCGCCGGCTCTCGTGTGTGGCTCGACTCACCGATGCACGCGCCGGATCAGGGCCGGAATCCGTCGCGCGGGTGGGTCTCACGCTCGCCGGGATGGAGTGCGAGTCACAGGTCGAGATCCCCGGCGTCGGCCGGGTCGATCTTGTGATCGACGACTGGGCCGTGATGGAGGTCGACGGCAGGCAGTGGCACGACGATGCGACGTCATTCGAGCGCGACCGGCACCGGGATCGAGGGGGCGGGGCGGGACGCTCAGACCGAGACCGGCTCCGGGAACAGCGCGTCCAGGAGCGACGCCACCCACTGGATCAGCGCGCGGTCGCCCAGCGGCACGCCGTCGAGCACGGGCATCGGTACCACGACGGCATCGGCCTGCTGCAGGTACTTCGCACTCGGGTACATCCGGCGCAGGCGCACCTGGATCGAGTCAGGCAGGTGCGCGGGAGCGACGCGGACGTTCGAGCCCATCGCAACCACGTCGCTGAGGCCCGCCCTCTGCGCGCGCATCCGCAGCCGCGACACCAGGATCAGGTTCTCAACCGCCTCCGGCAGCTCGCCGTAGCGGTCGGTCAGCTCCTCGACCACTAGGTCGATGCTGCCCTCCTTCGCGGTCGGCGAGGACGCGGCCGAGAGCTTCTGGTACGCCTCCAGGCGCAGCCGCTCGCTGTCGACGTACTCCTCGGGGATGCGCGCGTCGACGGGCAGCTCGAGCCGCAGCTCCGTCTGCCCCTCGACGACGTCGCCGCGGAAGGTATCGACAGCCTCGCCGATCATGCGCAGGTACAGGTCGAACCCCACGCCCTGGATATGCCCGGACTGCTCGCCGCCGAGCAGATTGCCCGCGCCACGGATCTCGAGGTCTTTGAGTGCGATCTGCATGCCGCCGCCGAGGTCGGAGTTGGCGGCAAGAGTCTGTAGCCGGTCGTGCGCCGTCTCGCTCAACGGCGTCGTCTCGTCGTAGAGGAGGTAGGCGTAGGCGCGCTCGCGGCCACGGCCCACCCGTCCGCGCAACTGGTGCAACTGCGAGAGCCCGTACTTGTCGGCGCGGTCGACGATCAGTGTGTTCGCGTTCGGGATATCCAGACCGGTCTCGACGATGGTGGTCGAGACGAGCACGTCGAACTTGCGCTCCCAGAAGTCGACGATGATCCGCTCGAGCTGAGCTTCGCTGAGCTTGCCGTGGGCGACGGCGATGCGCGCCTCCGGCACCAGTTCGGCGATCTGCGAGGCAGCACGGTTGATCGTCGAGACCCGATTGTGCACGAAGAACACTTGGCCCTCGCGCAGCAGCTCGCGGCGGATCGCGGCCGAGATCTGCTTCTCGGAGTAGGGGCCGACGAAGGTCAGGATCGGATGGCGCTCTTCGGGTGGAGTAGCGAGAGTCGACATCTCGCGGATGCCGGTCACCGCCATTTCGAGCGTGCGCGGGATCGGCGTCGCGCTCATCGAGAGGATGTCGACGTTCTTCTTTAGCGCCTTGAGCTTGTCCTTGTGCTCGACGCCGAAACGCTGCTCCTCGTCGATCACGAGCAGGCCCAGATCCTTGAAGACGATGGTGTCGCTGAGGAGCCGGTGCGTTGCGATCACCATGTCGACGGTGCCGTCGGCGAGGCCGTCGATCGTCTCCTTCGACTCCTTCGCGCTCTGGAACCGGCTGAGCGCCCGCAGGTGCACGGGGAAGCCTGCGAAGCGCTCCTGGAACGTCTCGAGGTGCTGGCGCACGAGCAGCGTGGTCGGCACGAGCATCGCGACCTGCTTGCCGTCCTGAATCGCCTTGAACGCGGCGCGCACGGCGATCTCGGTCTTACCGAAGCCGACGTCGCCCGAGAGCAGGCGGTCCATCGGGATCGGCCGCTCCATGTCGGCCTTGACCTCGTCGATCACCGTGAGCTGATCGGGGGTCTCGGCGAAGGGGAACGCCTCCTCCAGCTCGCGCTGCCACGGCGTGTCCGGCGGGAACGCGTGCCCGCGCGAGGCCATCCGGGCGGAGTACAGCTTCACCAGCTCGACCGCGATGTCGCGGACCGCTCGCCGTGCCTTGCTCTTGGCCTGCGCCCAGTCGCTCCCGCCCATCTTGCTCAGCGCCGGAGCCTCGCCGCCGACGTAGCGGGAGAGCAGGTCGAGTTGGTCGGTGGGGACGAGCAGCTTGTCGCCGGGGAAGCCGCGCTTGCTGGGCGCGTATTCGAGCACCAGGTACTCGCGGCGAGTCTTCACCGCGTTGCGGCCGCCGCTGGAGACTTCGCGCTGCGAGAGTTCGACGAAACGGCCGATACCGTGCGTGGCGTGCACCACATGGTCGCCGGGGCTGAGCTGCAGTGGATCCACGACGTTCTTGCGGCGCGACGCGAGCTTCTTGACCGCGCGGGAGTCGTAGCCGACGCTGCGGCCGTAGAACTCGGTGTCGGTGACCAGGGCGAGCTTGGCCTCCGCGACCTCGAAGCCGTGGTCGACGGAGGCTTGCACCACGTAGGCGAGACCACCCTCGAGCCCGGCGGGCAGGTCGGCCACGATGCGCGCCGCGACCTCGTGCTCGGCGAGCACCTGATCGGTGCGCTCAACGGTGCCCGTGCCGGGGGCGGTCAGGACGACGGTCCAGCCGTCGGCGAGGCGTGCGCGGACGTGCGCGAGGGCGCCCTCGACGTTCGCCCCGAAACCGGGGACCGGCTCGCCCTCGACGCGGACGGCGAGGATCTCATCGATGCCGAGTTCCTCCGGCAGCACCTCGGCCTCGCCCGCGGCGGGGCCCTGGCGGAACGTGCTCATCGTCCACCACGGGTGATCCGGAGTGTCGGCGCCCGGAGCGCTGAGTGTCACGGAGTCGCGCAGCGCGCCGAGCGAGAGGAATTCACCGGAGGCGAGGTCGATCGGGGCCTCGGCGCCGGCGGTCGCCGCGCTCCACGCCGCCTGCAGGAACTCGCGGTTCGTCTCGGCGAGGCTGATCGCCCGCGTCGCCACGCGCTCGGGTGCGAGGACGGCGACGGCCGCGCCTTCGGGGAGGTAGTGCGAGAGAGGCACCAGTCGTTCCAGCAGCGCGGGCGCCAACGACTCCATGCCCTCGACCGGGATGCCCTCGGCGATCTTCGCGAGTATCGCGGACAAGCTCGGAAATTCGTGGAGCATCTCGCGCGCCCGCTGGCGCACCGCCGGCACGAGCAGCAGCTCGCGGCTCGGGGGAAGGACCACGGAGTCGACCTCGCCCGGGAGCGAGCGCTGATCGGCCACGGAGAAGCCGCGGATGGAGTCGACCTCATCGCCGAAGAAGTCCACCCGGCTCGGGTGCTCGGCCACTGCCGGGAAGACGTCGAGGATGCCGCCGCGCACCGCGAACTCGCCGCGGCGGGTGACCATGTCGACGCGCGCGTAGGCCAGATCGACCAGCTCGGCCGAAATGCGGCCCAGGTCGTACCCGCGCGCACCCTTCACCAGCCGGATCGGCTCGATGTCGGCCAGGTTGTCCGCGACCGGCTGCAGCGCGGCGCGCACCGAGGCGACGACCACGAGCGGCCGCTCCCCCGACCAGTGCTTCATCCGCCGTAGCGCGTCGAGCCGCCGCCCGACGATCTCGGCGCTCGGGCTCAGACGCTCGTGCGGCAGCGTCTCCCACGCGGGGAACTCGACGACGTCCGCGTCCGGAAGCATGCAGCCGAGCGAGGCACGAACGTTCTCGGAGTCGCGCCCCGTAGCCGTGACCACCAGCGCGGCCTGCTGGCGCCCCGCCTCCGCTCGTCGCTCGATCAGCCCCGCGAGCAGAGGAACCCGAAGGCCATCCGCCACCGAGAAATCAGCGTCCCGCACCGCGTACGCCAGCGCATCGTCGAAGGTGGAGGCGCGCGACAGCGCCGAGATGATCTCGTTGAGGGGCACGGCGCCAGTTTACGGCCGCCTGCCCACCGGCCCGCCCGCCCGCCGGCCGCCGGCCCGCCGCTGAGGGAACCCTGGACCGTCGAGGGAACCCGGATCTCCGGGCTCCCTGAACGGTCCGGGGTTCCCTCAGTGGTGGGGTGGGCGCGGGTGGGTTAGGGGAGGGTGTGGTACCGGAGTTGGGCGGCCGCTAGGCCGGAGGTGGCGATGAGGTCGACGGCGTCGGCAGCGTCGGACACCAGGATCGGCAGGGCCTCGCGCTCGGGAGCGGCGAAGTCCTTGAGCACGAAGTCGGCGGCCAGCTGGCGGCCCGGCGGGCGTCCGATGCCGACTCGCACGCGCAAGAACTCGGCTCCTCCGGTCGCGGCGAGGATGTCGCGGATGCCGTTGTGGCCCCCGTGACCGCCGCCCTGCTTCAGCCGCAGAGTGTCGAACGGGATGTCGAGCTCGTCGTGCACCACGATCAGGTGCGACGGGTCGATCGAGAAGAAGTCGAGCAGCTGCGCAGTCGGCCCGCCCGAGAGGTTCATGAAGCTGTTGGGCTTGCCCAGCACGAGCTTCGGTCCCCCGGGGCGGAGGAAGCCTTCGGCGACGACGGCGTTCGCGCGGTTGTGTCGGCGGAACGAGCCGCCAATCCGCGTCGCGAGCTCGTCGAGCACCATCTGGCCGACGTTGTGCCGGTTGCGTGCGTACTGCGCGCCCGGGTTGCCCAGTCCGACGACCAGCCAGGTGTCACCCATCTCGTTCCTCTTCCTCGAGCGGAGTGATCCCCGCCGGACGCGGAACGGGCCCGCCGCGGCTGCGAGCGGGCCCGTTCTCGGGATGGCGCGGACTACTCCGCGTTCTCGGCGACGACGTCGCCCGAGGCCGGAGTCTCGTCGTCCGCACCCAGGTCCTGCTCGACCTCGGCGGTGACGTTGACGATGAGGATCTCGGGGTCGGTGACCAGCGTCGCACCCTCGGGGAGCGTGACGTCGGCGGCGGAGATCTGCGTGCCGGCCTCGAGGCCCTGGACGGAGACGACGACGCTCTGCGGAATGCGCGTGGCATCGACCTCGAGCGAGAGGGTGTTCGACTCGATCGAGACGAGGGTGCCGGGAGCGGCGTCGCCCTCGATGTGCACGGGAATGTCGACCTCGACCTTCTCGCCCTTGTTGATGACGACGAGGTCGATGTGCTCGATGATCTGACGCACCGGGTCGCGCTGGATGTCCTTCACCAGCGTGGTCTGCGCCGCGCCCTCGATGTCGAGTTCGAGGATCGCGTTCGCCTTACGGGTAAGCAGGAGCACCTGGTGGCCCGGGAGGGTGAGGTGCTGGGGCTCGGTGCCGTGGCCGTAGAGGACCGCGGGGATCTTGTCCTGCGCGCGGATCTTGCGGGCGGCGCCCTTGCCGAACGAGGTACGGACCTCGACGACGACCTTATTGCTCAGTTCAGCCATGATGTTCTCCTTGGGCGGCGCCCAGCGCCACCGGATCGGGTCGTGGCCTGCGGCCACGGACGGTGTGTCGACTCGAACGCAGCTCAGCGTGAGGAGAAGTCCGTGGCGCCCCGTGGGGGCCTCGCCTGCTTCCACCGCGTCGATCACGGATGCACATGCATCCCTCGCCGAAGTTCAGCTGCCTACCTTACCCGGCACGGCGCCAGCCCGCCAGCACGCGGCCCCTTGCCGGGCTCGAGACCTCAAGCCCCGGCCAACTGGCTAGCGTACCGGTATGACGAGCGACGACTTCGGCTCCTACGTCGAGAAGAACGGCTTCCACCGCGACACGAACTACATCCCGACACGGATCACCGCCGACGGCCGCGACGGGTATCCGGTGGAGGCGGGGCGGTACCGCCTCGTGGTATCCCGCGCCTGC from Rathayibacter rathayi encodes the following:
- a CDS encoding 50S ribosomal protein L25/general stress protein Ctc; translated protein: MAELSNKVVVEVRTSFGKGAARKIRAQDKIPAVLYGHGTEPQHLTLPGHQVLLLTRKANAILELDIEGAAQTTLVKDIQRDPVRQIIEHIDLVVINKGEKVEVDIPVHIEGDAAPGTLVSIESNTLSLEVDATRIPQSVVVSVQGLEAGTQISAADVTLPEGATLVTDPEILIVNVTAEVEQDLGADDETPASGDVVAENAE
- the mfd gene encoding transcription-repair coupling factor; protein product: MPLNEIISALSRASTFDDALAYAVRDADFSVADGLRVPLLAGLIERRAEAGRQQAALVVTATGRDSENVRASLGCMLPDADVVEFPAWETLPHERLSPSAEIVGRRLDALRRMKHWSGERPLVVVASVRAALQPVADNLADIEPIRLVKGARGYDLGRISAELVDLAYARVDMVTRRGEFAVRGGILDVFPAVAEHPSRVDFFGDEVDSIRGFSVADQRSLPGEVDSVVLPPSRELLLVPAVRQRAREMLHEFPSLSAILAKIAEGIPVEGMESLAPALLERLVPLSHYLPEGAAVAVLAPERVATRAISLAETNREFLQAAWSAATAGAEAPIDLASGEFLSLGALRDSVTLSAPGADTPDHPWWTMSTFRQGPAAGEAEVLPEELGIDEILAVRVEGEPVPGFGANVEGALAHVRARLADGWTVVLTAPGTGTVERTDQVLAEHEVAARIVADLPAGLEGGLAYVVQASVDHGFEVAEAKLALVTDTEFYGRSVGYDSRAVKKLASRRKNVVDPLQLSPGDHVVHATHGIGRFVELSQREVSSGGRNAVKTRREYLVLEYAPSKRGFPGDKLLVPTDQLDLLSRYVGGEAPALSKMGGSDWAQAKSKARRAVRDIAVELVKLYSARMASRGHAFPPDTPWQRELEEAFPFAETPDQLTVIDEVKADMERPIPMDRLLSGDVGFGKTEIAVRAAFKAIQDGKQVAMLVPTTLLVRQHLETFQERFAGFPVHLRALSRFQSAKESKETIDGLADGTVDMVIATHRLLSDTIVFKDLGLLVIDEEQRFGVEHKDKLKALKKNVDILSMSATPIPRTLEMAVTGIREMSTLATPPEERHPILTFVGPYSEKQISAAIRRELLREGQVFFVHNRVSTINRAASQIAELVPEARIAVAHGKLSEAQLERIIVDFWERKFDVLVSTTIVETGLDIPNANTLIVDRADKYGLSQLHQLRGRVGRGRERAYAYLLYDETTPLSETAHDRLQTLAANSDLGGGMQIALKDLEIRGAGNLLGGEQSGHIQGVGFDLYLRMIGEAVDTFRGDVVEGQTELRLELPVDARIPEEYVDSERLRLEAYQKLSAASSPTAKEGSIDLVVEELTDRYGELPEAVENLILVSRLRMRAQRAGLSDVVAMGSNVRVAPAHLPDSIQVRLRRMYPSAKYLQQADAVVVPMPVLDGVPLGDRALIQWVASLLDALFPEPVSV
- a CDS encoding succinate dehydrogenase iron-sulfur subunit — its product is MSTATLEQPPAAPAAPEAFTVTFIIRRFDPEVDAEPRWQDFDVEMYSTDRVLDALHRIKWDQDGSLTFRRSCAHGICGSDAMRINGRNRLACKTLIKDLDISQPIYIEAIKGLPLEKDLVVDMEPFFASYREVQPFLVANTPAPKGKERVQSVADRARFDDTTKCILCAACTSSCPVFWTDGQYFGPAAIVNAHRFIFDSRDDAGGARLDILNDKEGVWRCRTTFNCTEACPRGIQITQAIAEVKQAVIRGRA
- the pth gene encoding aminoacyl-tRNA hydrolase; this encodes MGDTWLVVGLGNPGAQYARNRHNVGQMVLDELATRIGGSFRRHNRANAVVAEGFLRPGGPKLVLGKPNSFMNLSGGPTAQLLDFFSIDPSHLIVVHDELDIPFDTLRLKQGGGHGGHNGIRDILAATGGAEFLRVRVGIGRPPGRQLAADFVLKDFAAPEREALPILVSDAADAVDLIATSGLAAAQLRYHTLP